agtaaAGTTAGTAATTAGCTAGctaccaagagagagagatgaaacccctatttatacacaatgggtttctctctcctcaaatatctaaaaacatactattaaaggcaagtattccataaatgaaaagtccaaaaagtaacaaaatatctggccgagagctccctgtatcgatacaggttatgcaaagtatcgataccacatcgctaAGCTGAAAAGACCAATTTCCCGTAACgtgcccgtatcgatacggtttatggccgtatcgatacggaactcTCTGCCTGCCCAATTAACCAACGCGTATTGATACggcccttaatccgtatcgatacgcagagcttatcttcagaaaggaaagctagcctccagaacttgacacccgacgaccatTGGCTTGCCCGACGcttctcgccttcgttctttgatCACTTTGGTACAAGTTCCACCGGACGATAATACTTGATCTAACTTGGGGGTTGGCTTAGCAAtgaaaatacgccttttaagggcgttttgcctgaaacacttaacaaaataccttacgagcaatattgaataaaagcGACGAATAATAACTAAAACTACTTCTAACTAACGggcttaagcaccacgatcaagcaatcttaggtgcttatcatgcatagcccaaacaaaatcaattttcaatttgttgaccaaatctacaatataaggatgataaaccacaagaaaattgtCAACACAAAGAAAATCAATTGGTTCTATGATTGGTAACTTCTCAAGAATAGGCTCACATGCATCTTGCTTTTCTAACAAAGAGTGTGAGAAATCTACCTCGCTATTCATTTCTTTAGCGGTGAGAGGATCAAGGCATGGAGAACTCGAAGGGACAGTTGTAGCTTCCATGGGCTCTAACTCTTCAAAGATTGGTCCATAAGCATCCTGTTTAGCCAACAACGAATACAAGTAATCCACTTCGGCATCCATTTCCTTAGCGGTGAGAGGTTTTTCCAACGGATCTTCATAGTAGATGCCTGACGTTTCAAGCATGTTCATCTCGTGAGCAATGAGTAAGTCCTCTGGGGAAGAATCAAGATACGGGAGATTGAAAGAGACAACTTTAGCGTGGAGGCGTTTTCCCCCCGGATCATCATATAGAGGGGCATCCATAAGAGAGGGAAGAACCTTCTTCTCTATTGGGGGTAGTTTttcaaactcttcaaattttggagtcCAAAAGGTCATGGGACACGTTTCATCCTCCTCATTGAGCAACGCATGCAAATACCTCACTTTGGAAGATTCGAGAAATTCGGCCTCTTCGGTTGTAAGAGCAACTTCTAAAGGATCACTATAGAGCAACTTGTCCACGTGTTCTTCCACAAGAGTATcgataaggctcacttcattcacgtTCTCGTCTTCTCCCTTTTGACtgcccacattaaaaacattgacctccatcttcatgttaccgaaggtcatattgagaagtccaTTTCGACAGTTGATAACTGCATCCGCCGTGGCTAAAAAAGGTCTTCCAAGAATCACTGGAGTAGAAGCAGCAGAAAAGTCGGTTGGatttgtatcgagaatcacaaaatctaCCGGATAGACAAACTGATCAATTTGGACTAGAACATATTCCACTACTCCCCTTGGTACACGAACACTTCGATCTGCTAATTGGAGTGTAACACGAGTAGGTTTCATCTCTCCCAACCCAAGCTCTTGATAAACAGAGTACGGAAGTAGATTAACACTTGCCCCAAGATCAAGTAAGGCTTGTTCAATACGCTTTCCTCCAATTGTGACAGCGATAGAAGGGCTCCCCGGATTCTTGTACTTAGGCGCgatattcgtttgaatgatagaactcacttgctcagtaaggaatatcttcttttgaacattaagcttgcgcttccgagtacacaaattcttaagaaacttggcatatgagGGAATTTGCTTAACCGCATCCAAgagaggaatgttgatcttTACTTGATTGAA
The sequence above is drawn from the Rhododendron vialii isolate Sample 1 chromosome 6a, ASM3025357v1 genome and encodes:
- the LOC131328360 gene encoding uncharacterized protein LOC131328360, with protein sequence MPPLPTLLPSPIERSIPILGESPKKTSKETLEEEEKDKGKNNGSVPYPQIIPTPAPYPNRLKASAKPNYNVELHELFNQYKNPGSPSIAVTIGGKRIEQALLDLGASVNLLPYSVYQELGLGEMKPTRVTLQLADRSVRVPRGVVEYVLVQIDQFVYPPRRMQLSTVEMDFSI